Proteins from one Gibbsiella quercinecans genomic window:
- a CDS encoding branched-chain amino acid ABC transporter permease: MNIDWLFLIEVLVGGLLSGVMYSLVALGFVLVYKSSGVFNFAQGSMLLFAALTFVCLVERGWSVWAVLPITLVIISLLGMLIEFSVLRPLVNQPPIILFVATLGVSYIIEGAAQLLWGTQVHALDLGIDDTPFEVGGVLISLFDLFAAGVAGLLVLLLSLFFRYTHTGLAFRAVADDTFAGLAVGLNIGRLWAVVWAAAGVVALVAGLLWGARLGVQFSLSLVVLKALPVLVLGGFDSIAGVIVAGLLVGAIEKLGSVYLGPLLGGGIDSWIAYAVALLFLLIRPAGLFGSHRLSRL, from the coding sequence ATGAATATCGACTGGCTGTTTTTAATCGAAGTGCTGGTCGGCGGGCTGTTATCCGGCGTGATGTATTCGCTGGTGGCGTTGGGTTTTGTGCTGGTTTACAAAAGCTCGGGCGTATTCAACTTCGCCCAGGGATCGATGCTGTTGTTTGCCGCGTTAACCTTCGTTTGCCTGGTCGAGCGCGGCTGGTCGGTCTGGGCGGTGCTGCCGATCACGCTGGTGATCATCTCGCTGCTGGGCATGTTGATCGAGTTCTCGGTGCTGCGGCCGCTGGTGAATCAGCCGCCGATTATTTTGTTCGTCGCCACGCTCGGCGTCTCCTACATCATCGAAGGTGCGGCGCAACTGCTGTGGGGCACCCAGGTGCATGCGTTGGATCTCGGTATCGACGACACCCCGTTTGAGGTGGGCGGGGTGCTGATCAGCCTGTTTGATCTGTTTGCCGCCGGCGTGGCCGGGCTACTGGTGCTGTTGCTGAGCCTGTTCTTCCGCTATACGCACACCGGGCTCGCGTTTCGCGCGGTCGCCGACGACACCTTCGCCGGGCTGGCGGTGGGCCTGAACATTGGCCGCCTGTGGGCGGTGGTCTGGGCGGCGGCGGGCGTGGTGGCGCTGGTGGCCGGCCTGCTGTGGGGGGCGCGGCTAGGGGTGCAGTTTTCGCTTTCTCTGGTGGTGCTCAAAGCGTTGCCGGTGTTGGTGCTTGGCGGCTTCGATTCGATCGCCGGGGTGATTGTCGCCGGCCTGCTGGTCGGCGCCATTGAGAAGCTAGGCTCGGTCTATCTCGGCCCATTATTGGGCGGCGGCATTGATAGCTGGATCGCCTATGCCGTTGCGCTGCTGTTCCTGTTGATCCGCCCGGCAGGGCTGTTCGGCTCCCACCGTTTGTCGAGGTTGTGA